DNA from Evansella sp. LMS18:
CGCCTGGTATGTGAGACCGGAGTCCATACGAACGATATTAGCATCTCCAAATTCAAAACCATAAGTTTCTTCTACGCCGGCAAGTCCATCTGCACGGCTGGCAAACTCAGCATTAGATGCGAAAGTAAGCTCTCCAGGATTGCTGTTAACATATTCAGCAAGGTCGGAAACAGAAGAAATACCCATCTCATCTGCCACTTCCTGCTGCATCATTAACGTATATGTGTTGTTAAGGTTCGCCATATCAAGCCATTCAATAGCGTTTTCTTCAGCGTCTGTTTCTTTCACTATATTATAAGCTTCCTCGGAAGATGCTACCGGCTCCTGACCGAGGTAGTTTACAAGTCCTGTACCTGTGTATTCCCAGTACAAATCCACCTGGGAGCTTTCAAGTGCCTGGCGGAGCACCTCGCTTCCCATATTGGTTGCTTCATCGACTGTATACCCGTTTTCTTCAAGGTACAAAGATGTTATTTTTGCAAGTACGAACTGCTCAGTGAAGTTCTTGCCTCCAACTGTTAATTCACCCTTCGTTTCGCCGCTTGCGCCGTCTCCTCCACAAGCTGCCAATGTTAATGCTGCTGCACCTAAAACTGAAGCTGTTAAAAACTTTTTCATATTTATTCCTCCTGGTATTTTAATTATAGTCTTCCATTGAGTTTTACCTGTTCAATTTTTTGCTCATTAAGCCGCTTCCCCGTTGTCTGATGGAGCGGAACGCTGAAGTCCTTTCGGGATCAGCACCCTTTCCGACTGACGGAGCATATAATCTACAAGAACTGCCATAAGCGTTACAGGCACTGCGCCGGAAAGGAGATATTCATTGCTGCGCATGACAATTCCGGTAAAAATGTAGTCTCCGAAACCGCCACCTCCAACAAGATAAGCAAGTGCGGCTGTACCAATGTTCATTACTACTGCCGTCCTGACCCCTGCCATGATCGGATACATAGCATTAGGC
Protein-coding regions in this window:
- a CDS encoding glycine betaine ABC transporter substrate-binding protein; the encoded protein is MKKFLTASVLGAAALTLAACGGDGASGETKGELTVGGKNFTEQFVLAKITSLYLEENGYTVDEATNMGSEVLRQALESSQVDLYWEYTGTGLVNYLGQEPVASSEEAYNIVKETDAEENAIEWLDMANLNNTYTLMMQQEVADEMGISSVSDLAEYVNSNPGELTFASNAEFASRADGLAGVEETYGFEFGDANIVRMDSGLTYQALNDAQVEVAMGFSTDSRIIGFDLLALEDDLGFFPAYNAAVTVRSEVLEEHGELEELLAPLAELLDTETMSELNYLVDIEQQNESEVAKEWLVENGLMEE